In a genomic window of Equus asinus isolate D_3611 breed Donkey chromosome 11, EquAss-T2T_v2, whole genome shotgun sequence:
- the MTIF3 gene encoding translation initiation factor IF-3, mitochondrial: MAAVFLKRLTLQIIKTEKNYTRRCFGKYIMQKTVPAPLSLIASAPRLSYLIRAKAFSTVEDTQDERKKKKKNETAFSNIGRKINERIIHVLDEKGNDLGNMHRANVIRLMDERDLRLVRRNPGADPPQYQLMTGIQIHEERLRLRESGKARPTPGPTLTKELTFSSNIGQHDLDTKSKQIQQWIEKKYKVQITIKKGKNAEEPENKIEEIFNHILQTMPGIATFSSRPQSVKGGKAVMCVLRHLSKKEEDAYRETQGTQKGDTLNRENRIEN; the protein is encoded by the exons ATGGCTGCTGTTTTCCTAAAGAGGTTAACATTACAAATCATAAAGACTGAAAAGAATTACACTAGAAGATGTTTTGGTAAATACATCATGCAAAAGACAGTACCTGCACCATTGTCCCTTATTGCTTCTGCCCCAAGACTGTCCTACCTAATTCGTGCAAAAGCTTTTAGTACTGTTGAAGACACccaggatgaaagaaaaaagaaaaaaaagaacgaaacaGCTTTTAGTAATATTGGGAGGAAAATTAATGAGCGAATTATTCATGTACTTGACGAGAAGGGCAATGATTTGGGGAACATGCACCGAGCAAACGTGATTCGACTCATGGACGAGCGAGACCTGAGGCTCGTCAGAAGGAACCCTGGCGCAGATCCTCCGCAGTACCAGCTCATGACGGGAATCCAGATCCACGAAGAACGGCTGCGGCTGAGAGAGAGCGGAAAGGCTAGACCTACGCCTG GACCGACCCTGACAAAGGAACTAACGTTTTCTTCAAACATTGGACAACATGATTTGGACACAAAGAGTAAACAGATTCAGCAATGGATtgagaaaaaatacaaagttCAAATTACtataaagaaagggaagaatgcagaagagccagaaaataaaata gaGGAGATATTTAATCACATACTCCAGACTATGCCTGGAATAGCTACCTTCTCATCCAGGCCACAGTCTGTTAAAGGAGGAAAAGCTGTAATGTGTGTGCTTCGTCATTTGAGCAAAAAGGAAGAGGATGCATATAGAGAAACTCAAGGGACCCAGAAAGGAGACACTCTgaacagagaaaatagaatagagaatTAG